Part of the Acropora palmata chromosome 10, jaAcrPala1.3, whole genome shotgun sequence genome, ACCAAACAGGCTTAGGGCGAGAACATTATCCCAAATGTGAaagtctttcattttgtttatggCCCTTTCCACATGTACTCTCAGTGATGTAACTGTCTGTGTTTTCACTACATCTTCATGGCTCATTTGTCCCTGAGATCCAACAAAAGGGGAAATGTTTAATTTGATTCCAAGGGGGCGCAGGTCTTCTCTTGTGAAGCCTTTAGCAGCCATGATGATACTATCATCACTGTCAAATTGTTgatccaaaaaaacactacgCCTTACTATTTATGTCTGAGATGTAACCAGTATATAGCTAGAGATGACCAGTATATAGCTAGAGATGTGACCAGTATATAGCTAGCTAATAAAGGCCCTACCCTAGCGCTACCAGGCGTGATACCCACCAGAGCTTTCAAGGTGGTATGATTTTTATAAACCCTAAAACGTTTACTGTTTAAAAGAAGGCTGTTAGGCATCTGACATTTGATTTCAGTACATTCAATGACTACTCTTGTGGAAGGATATTTCCCCTTCAATTGCGCTGGCATGAACTTATCAACCATTTCCCTCGATGGCCACAAGGGTACTGTTATCCTTCAACCTCAAATGCAAAACGTTCACCCAAGTTATAACAATCCTGCTTACTGTGGCTTGTGATATGCCATACAAATAGGCTGGGTGGTCCTCTGCGAAGCCCTGCCTAAGTCTACAAAGAGGAATAAATAATTCTTCCCTGGGGTGAAGTACTCGAGGTCTACCAGCTTTCGGAGAAGATTCATCAAGAACTGTAGTATCTTGACTTGTGGAACTAGAGTGCCAATACCTAGTGTTTTCATCATCCGTTCCCGGATCACAATAATCCAACAAAGCGTTGAAAACTCCTACAGTCGGAAAGCCTGCATAGAGATATATCAACTTATCACTCTGCTGCAAGTGGTTAAACGAAAACGATTTCTTTTCGTAATCTTGGCAGCGTGTTGTTAAGATACGCAGTTGTTTCCCGGTTTCGTTTCATTCAGCTCGCTTTCCAATACTGtcattttctgtgtttttgtgTCCAAAGCGTTGCAAGTCTCTTGCAATTCGTGTTTaagcttttgtttatttctttgagtttGGAAAGACTTTCATTTGTCACAGTTTCTACTTGAGTTTTTTTCACTGATTTCTCGCGAGGAGGCCGATAGTAAATGGCAGTTAAACTTACTGTCTTTCACTGTTTCGAGTACTGTTTTCGTTTTTAGTTCTTtgttacctttctttttcGGGCGTTTTGCAAACTCTTTGCTAGGTTTTATGCCGATAAGGCGGCCTTCGCATCTTGGGCGAGCTTCTcttccataaaaaaaatagacgGAACGGCGTAATCATTAGGTTTTCTCTTTCCAGCAAGGGTTGTTTTGtaatcattttctttaaagtgCCTGGAGCAGACTCTGCTGTTTTTTTGAGGTCTGAAAATTGCGGCCAACTTCTCTTCGAATTGCCCAGACCCATGCATCAGCCATTGCTTCATCCTCGGGCAATTCGCGCGATATCTTGTTACCATTTTCGCGATAAAGCTTTTTGTGGCAAAGAGAACAGCAATTTTGAGGCACTTCGAAAATACAGTCAATCGAAAGTTGGCCCTCTTAGCCTCGCTTTTATGCCACTCGTACCTGTTAGCCCAgcggccgccattttggaataagttCAAGTCACCGCAATCCTTCCCCGTTTTCCAGCTGGCCCGTTTAGAGACTCTAGGAACGACGTTAAGGCCATGAACCACTTGGTCTTGGTCTTCTTAAGTGGTTTAGTTCGTAGTGGGGTCATTGTGGATCGTTGTGGGTCGTTCCAGGTCTTAGTAACTACGTTGAACCAACTCGAGATCGCTATCCCCGATCCATCCGGTTCCgatgaaataaaaactctATCTAATtcaataggctatcattttctGAGTTAGAATATGTAGGTTTAGGGTGGTAAAACAATAACTTCAAGGTCTGTAATCGAATCCAAAGGTTGAATTCTGAAGGCCCGGGCATGTTGCGTGGTTTCATTATGGCGGCTACATCGTTGCGATAAGGATCGATTGAAGTCTTGCGCAAACATTCGCAAACATGGTTTTTAactaattttaatgttaattatCTTCGCAGTTTTCGGTTGTACGTATCGAATCGACTTTCTTCGTATATCGAATCGACTTTGATAATGTCTCGAGACGACTTCAATTTGTATCGAATCGACTTGGATCGAAACGACCGTAATCGTTTTCTTCACGAAGTCTTTTTATCTGTAGCTATGATCTGAGGCAAATAAACCAAGCTTTTACACGTTTGATGTGTAATTTGATGGTCCTTGCTTGTGTCCCTAGCAGTTTTGGAGAACAGGTACTGGGAGGCAAAACTCAAAaacattaaccctttcccgtccaaggagttccccattgacgagtaaaatcgtctggcgttagacagagtaaaatctataagtgccctgagcactcattcggcagttaaggggttaaagacAGTAGTTCAATGGCAGGCTCAAGTTCTTAGTACTGTAAACCCTCACTGTTGCACCTATGAATGCCACTTTTGTCTGATACCTCCCCAGCTCTTGCAATTAGTACGCATACCAACTATAGCATTAAAATCATTCACTATGAGCAAACTGTGCTGGCACAGGCCTTGATGAACTTAAGTAGTAAGGTCTTCACTGAAGACAAAAGACTTTCATTCTATACACTAGTCATTGCTCACTAGGAGTTCTTGAAGTTCAATGCTTAGTATATCTATCAGGTGGAATACAGTGCGAAAACTTTAACTAATACTCCTCTGTTGGGACTTTGTTGTGTCAATACTTTTTTGAGGTTGTATACTCTATTGCTACTTGGGGCTGTGATCATATTACCACACAGCTAACACAATAggctgaaagaaaatacaagcaTATTTTCATgtcaaaatgataaaatcatAAGAGCTACTGGACTACTGTGTTGATCAGCATTCTTTTTAAATATTCTACACgctaaaatgattttcttccCTAGGTGCTGGTGGGCTGGTggtcaatgaaaaaaatcaggTTTTGGCAGTTTGTGAGAAGTATAGAAGAAAACCACACTGGAAACTTCCAGGAGGCATGGTTGATAGAGGTTTGAAATTAATTCAGTCATGCGTTGTAGCTTATTAGTCTTGaagtttagggttagggtgtGGTTTTTGCCACAGTGTGCTTGTCACTTCTTGAAATGGAATGTGGGGCTCTCTCAGGTGGCAAACTACTGAGCTCTGCTGCGTCCTCTATTTAAAGATTTAtcaaaggaaattaaaatcaGCCAAACACAGTTAGAAACACcagcagttatttttatttttattccctttacaacatatgaaaagacctgCTTTACACAATAAgcaggtcggagttttacgaatggcttttcgagcCCGAagagttttcgggactttcgagaaacgggccccaggtgATGACTGTCATTAAATGTAGCTTGTAAATATATTTCCCTCTGTACAACCTACCAGTTAATCATTTGTAAGTCCAACATCAGCATTAAGTATTGTCCCATTTGGTCCTTATACCTCATAGGTACTTCATGCTCCTTCAATTTTGTATTAGGAAGGTTTACATATTACATTAAATATTTTTGGTGgcattcttttctttagatTACATTTAGGCTACACAACCATCTGTGGAGAAAGCTACAAAGTGTTATGAGTTTTTTTCTAATATATTTTCAATCAATAGAATTTACCGGTTGTATTGTGGCATCTTCACCACTGATACTCAAtaggaatttttttgttttctctagaTGAAAACATCATTGAAGCTGTCACAAGAGAGGTTTTAGAGGAAACAGGAATAGAGACAGAGTTTATTTCTCTGGTTTGTTTTCGGCACCTGTTAAACTTTCGTTTTGGCTGTGCTGATATCTATTTTATATGTCACCTGAAGCCGTTAACGCAAGAGATAAAAAGAGACCCAGGGGAAATAGCTGATGCCCAATGGATGGATGTAAGTACAAAACACCTTTCTTGAATCATGTAGCAAAAGCACATCTTTTGACAGACCTCGTCACCACTATGACCACCTGAATTTACTTTCTTGGTTAGAATGCACATGTATGTAGTGTGTGGGTTTTGGTGGCCAATTACTTTGtcattattaaaaatatacCTCTGAAAAGTTTATGGTTTAACCACTTTTGAAGATGGACAGGATAAGAAAAATCTCAACCCAACTCTTATGCTTTGTGTTTACAAACAAGTGTTGAGATATTTATCTCCCGAACCAAGACGATTAAGTTAATTGCCGAGGCAGCACCTGAGTTAGACTTCTTTTCATTGGGCCAGCAGCTGACAGCCCCGACTTTCAAACTTGTGACTATTTTAATTAGGCCTTGGATAACTAACCAGTTGTTctaagtataataataataataataataataataataataatagtaataataataattacaccGTGTGTCTTTAACAAAAATTCTGCCGACGTAAGACGTCAGATAGTGCAACAAGGTTTTGGTTTGAGTCTGGCACTTGCTCCCTTCCAAGTCAGCCTTTTatcttatttgttttttcttttcagcttGATGAATATATTGAAAGTCCATTGGTGAATAGCTCCAATCGCTTCATAGCACTGGCTTTCAAGAGCAATTTCCAGAACAAGAACAATGTGTTAAAAATTCAAGCAAATGAAGTTCAGATTGGGGCTGCACTTGGAACTTTCTTCTCCCTTTCCCACGGCCAGGGAGCAtccttataataattaaataattaatgaaaagaCAGGTTTTCCTAAGATCGTTTATTCCTTGCCAGCAgttcaaaattattcacaaattttgATGGTGTGATTTCATCTGTGAGAGTCACACCTATGACGTTGTCTTAACAGGTCTGGTGTGCCTGTGAGTGTATCAGTAAAGTAACTGAATCAGAACTCGGGATCCCATAGTGAACTGTTCATGTGCATATGACTGTATAAGtctaatttctttatttcctaTACACTTCAGCTGTTGTTGGTCACCACTGAAGCCAAAAGGGCCACAGTCTCCTTGCCTTATCAAAATTACATCAAGTGCAGGGCAACATATTTCCTTTAAAGTGATAAAATGATACAAAACTGAATTGGTTATGTACAAACAGGAAGatgttaacttttttgtttcagtttgaGTCCAGTCAATCTCCTGATAATCAGACACTGTGCCTTTGATGGTGGCGATGTTGACTGACCAAGCTGTTGCTAAACTAAGGCTGTGATCTAATAAGTGTGCAAAACACTCTTATTTTGCCTCATATTTGGATTCACGTGTCCCAGGAAAGAGGAGTAACCCAAGAAATTTGGCATGATTAAAATTAGTTATAACAATAACttaatttccaattttttagCTCCAAACATCAACTGAATATCTCCCTTTGGCACTGAGCCGTTTCACATAGTCGGTTGCTTCCTTCTCTGTTATCTCTGCTTTCTCTTTTACAATGGTCACCAGCGAGTTGTGTACATCACGTGCCATATTGCGAGCATCACTAAAACAGACCAAAAACAAGGCCGGCAttaattttccttcctttgtCTAATGTCAAATATCTGTTTTCCAAAAGAGACAGTTTTagttaaaaagaaagttacaGGGCTCAGGGTTTTTCAGGAGAGAGAAtagaaattccaaaaacaaagttcttaaaaaaataaattttttgtaGTCTCAATTGTTTCACTGTGTTTTTCATTCTGCCAGTTAATCAgattgtgtggtatataccaacacaataataattactattgatatttttcactttcactttGGCATACCAGAAGATTACcatagtaatttttttttcagattgttGGTGTGGCTGAAACGTCCTTTGATGGGTAACATGTAGCAAACATAGTCAACTGATACGTACCCACAAACATAAACATGACCCCCGCCATCCAATATCTGCCAGATGGAATCCTTGTTCTCAGCAATGTGGTGTGTGACATACACCTTTTGTTCCTTTAAAATAAGATaagctttaaaaaattggCCCCTACTTAATTTTACACCATGCCTCTGGTCTTGGTGACAATAAGCCAAACCACTGACTTGACACTGAAGCAGATGGCGTGTGTACACTATAAAAGCGGGTAATTAACtgacattagggagcttaagcaaccacgacgaccacggcaacaaaaacccgacaaatttgcatatttgacaatgaaaaacaggatttttgcacgctttgcacgtgcattttgcagcttttgacattttgaagacgttctcgttctttctacgtcGTGCAattacctgttttgcagttgtgtggacgacgtgagcatatgatgacaaatgttcagttttgtcttcttatgtcccaagcgctggttccaatttaattccaggatagttagaacacatttttcaaacataatgactgtgaataattgaaaaatgattgcagaaacgcgaagttacattttcagatgacgttctcgcttccgtcgtcgtcgtgtttgcttaagctccctattatcacACCCAACACATTACCAGCATGTTTGGTTGCTCTGAGCATTCATTGAAATCAGAAAGGTCACATAAATAGAGAATAATGGGTACCtagagatatggaatttctcgtCTCGTGCttaactcgatatctcacttgTGAGATATATTTTATTGTACAAACACCTTACTAACAAGAATTGGACTTTATTCACATTGCTATTCATTCATGGCACTAAATAGAGCGAGTGACATGTCAGCAGCATATTGGCAATCTGAAACGCatataattattgcaatttttcacgtgtggagATAACGAGTTTTTCTCAGTGGGAGAAATCGTGAAAACGCACTCCACTTTGGATAACAGTAAGCCATTTAGCTGGTGCAATTCAGACAGAGATAGTCTcaatttgtcttttatttttaattcatGACTTGCACATGCACAAGAATACCCAAGGTCACACTATGTGATCTGTATCGATAAGCACTCATTGAATATTAGATGGTGATCAGCCAATAAGGCATGCAGTGTTGTTCTTGGACCCAAAAGCACAAATGGAATGATCTCTATTACACCATTGGAGATTCTTAATGAATTTTGC contains:
- the LOC141894454 gene encoding uncharacterized protein LOC141894454, translated to MSSRKKSLELNAEGYLDPFLTLEPDDDTFTGRKDVFGGVTIDTDIEKSEDEDAFERKLVLSLAKLKQSGIRGVWLRISINNSSFIPVAVKHGFIFHHTYPHHIILTQWLPETEPNTLPPFATSYIGAGGLVVNEKNQVLAVCEKYRRKPHWKLPGGMVDRDENIIEAVTREVLEETGIETEFISLVCFRHLLNFRFGCADIYFICHLKPLTQEIKRDPGEIADAQWMDLDEYIESPLVNSSNRFIALAFKSNFQNKNNVLKIQANEVQIGAALGTFFSLSHGQGASL